The genomic window AAGTTTCCCGGGCCGTCGGCATCCTGTCGCGGTTTTTCATCGGGCGGAACGATCGGGGGGCGTGCCGGATGGCGCTGGCGCTCGCGGATGGAAAGGGACGCTCCCGCTCGGACACGGCGGCCGCCATCGAGCTGCTCCACCAGCGCTTTCGCTGCGCCGAGATCATCTATCACCATAAAACAAAAATCGCCGCTTCCGCCATGCTCGCGAAGGCTTTTATCCTGATCGGCAAACCGGAGGAAGTCGGCTCGCCGCGAAGGCAGCTCGATATCGAGGAGATCGCCGAGCTCGCGGCCAAGCTCGCGCGCGCCGGCCAAAGCGAAGCCGTCGCCGAGCTTAAGAAGGAATGCCTCCCCAACGGCCTGCTCGACGCGGGGATCGGCGACGAGACGCTGCTCCTGTGGCTGCAGCAGTCCGCGTGGGAAAAGATCGAGCGCGCGGCAAAGCAAAGCGACAAGGAGACCGTGGAAAAATGTCTTCGCGGAATAGCGCTGCTCCAGGCGCTGGCGCGGCGGAAGCTCTATAAGGTGGCCGCCTCGATCGACCGCGACGAGGTCGAGAGGCTCAGCCCCGGCAGCAAACAAGACGCCCCGGTGGACCGGCGCATCGCCCTGGTGCTGCAAGAGTTGCGCAAAGACAGCGCCACGCGGTCGAGAATCGAGCGGGAGCTGGCCCAGGCCGCCGGCTGGCCGGAAGACAGTTTGCTCTTGTATGTTCCCGACCGTAACGGCAAGGCGAGCGGCATTGAGACCGCCGTGCTCGACAAAGGAGACATGCTGACCCTCGGCGCGCACTCGGTGGTCGCGCATGAGATCGCTCAACTGAACGACAGCTACAAAGCGCTTTGGAAAATCACCGTGCTCGCGCACCCCAGATACCGCGACGACGTCGTCGGCCTTTCCAAGGCGCTCGACGCGTTGATCGCGGAATTGTGCCCGGGCGCGCGGGAAAATTATTCCACGACGGTGGCGCTGCGAGACATCGCCTGGTTTCCCTACATCGCGCCGCGCTATCGTCCCGCCGCCGAGGAATACCGCGGCCTGATCGCGCCGGAGGCGCCGGACTGGAAGCGCTTCGACGACGCCGCTCGCACGGTCGAGGGCACGATGAGCTCCCGCGAGCACGCCGACCGGGCTTTTCTCCTGTCGACGGCCGACGATCCGGCGGCCGCCTTCGAGGCCGTCAAAAGCGAGTTCGTCGAAGCCGGCTCGCTTTTGGTCCGGATGACAACATTGCAGAACGAAATTGTCGTCGAGAGCATCGCCGGCGTCGACGAGCTGGAGCATCGCCGGACGATTCTTAACCGAATACTTGCCAACCTGTTGCCCAAGGACGCTCGGACGGAGAGCGGGACGCGGCGTCGCAGGACAAAATAGCCGACCCCGCCGGAGCGTCTGGTTTAGATCGACGGAGCCCTTCGTTCACCCTTCGACAAGCTCAGGGCGAACGGATCGGAAGAAACGTTCAAGATTTACCGTTCGTGCTGAGCGTGTCGAAGCACGAAATCGGCCGCCTGTTAGATCTCAGCGATAAATATGCCGTCGCGAAATATCCAGTCCCGGATTCGGATCGCGAGCGCAGCCCGGGAACAGCTCGGCATCCTCGAACGCTCGCATGACGGTTTTTTTCGCGACGTTCCCGTCAACGTTTCCCACATTGCCGCGGCGCTCGGCATCGCGGTGCGCCGCGATCGCAGGCTCGGCGAACGCGCCCGTTTGGAAATGATCCGGAGCCACGGCAGACTATCCGCCGTCGTGACGCTCCAGGAAAAACTTCCCCTGCCCGAAGCGCGCTTCGCGCTGGCGCACGAGATCGGCCATTTTCTTTTGCTGACCGATCGGCCCGGTGAGGCCGCCGGCATGACCGTGGCCGACCGGGAAATTTTCGCCAACACCTTTGCCGCCGAGCTGTCGATCCCGCGCGCGCGGCGGGACGAACTCCGGGCGCGCTTTCGCGCCGCGCGTGATCCGCGCGGCCTGATCGCGCTCACGTCTCAGCTTGGCGTTGCGGTGAGCATCTTGCTCCGCTTCGCGAGCGAGACTGCCGACTGGTTCAAAGACCTTCCGTTTCTCTGGCTGCGCGTCAAAAACGTGCCCAACGAGTACACCGGGAAGGACCGGCGCTTGAGAATCGTGAGCGCACATTACGACCGGCGGCGCTATTATGTTCCGGTCAATCAGAGTCTCTTCAGAGTGACGGCGGACGCCTGGCTGGCGAATCTGCCTATCGCGGAGGTCGTGCGCGCAGCGGGGACGGTTACTATTTTTTTCAGGACTGACGGCGGCGCCGCCAAGTTTGCCAAGGCGTCGGCGCCGGCGGCGCTCGCCGCCGTGCGCCTGCAACCGAGCGCGGAGGATTTGGCGTCGTACTACCTCATCTCGGCGGAGCTTTCAAACAAAGCGGAGGCTGGA from Candidatus Binatia bacterium includes these protein-coding regions:
- a CDS encoding ImmA/IrrE family metallo-endopeptidase, which gives rise to MPSRNIQSRIRIASAAREQLGILERSHDGFFRDVPVNVSHIAAALGIAVRRDRRLGERARLEMIRSHGRLSAVVTLQEKLPLPEARFALAHEIGHFLLLTDRPGEAAGMTVADREIFANTFAAELSIPRARRDELRARFRAARDPRGLIALTSQLGVAVSILLRFASETADWFKDLPFLWLRVKNVPNEYTGKDRRLRIVSAHYDRRRYYVPVNQSLFRVTADAWLANLPIAEVVRAAGTVTIFFRTDGGAAKFAKASAPAALAAVRLQPSAEDLASYYLISAELSNKAEAGFPLRP